A genomic stretch from Thermodesulfobacteriota bacterium includes:
- a CDS encoding SDR family oxidoreductase, with protein sequence MANETVLITGASSGIGLGLAKLFAADGSDLVLVARREERLNELAEELKSEHGIQVHVLPKDLTKKAAPKEIFSHLNKENIQIDVVVNNAGFGNKGHIADLDTDLQLDMIQVNLVALTHLTRLFLPGIIERGHGGILNVGSLAGFQPGPNLAVYFATKAFVLSFTEALAEETSNPDIKISCLAPGPVKTEFGEKSDLEDSLLFKVSLMDMEPVVKAGYDGFRNGQTIVIPGIKQQIVPFLNRFTPRLIVRKIAKKLNS encoded by the coding sequence ATGGCTAACGAAACGGTATTAATAACGGGGGCATCTTCAGGCATAGGTCTTGGGCTGGCAAAACTTTTTGCAGCCGACGGCAGTGATTTGGTTCTCGTCGCAAGAAGGGAAGAGAGGTTAAATGAGCTGGCAGAGGAGCTTAAATCTGAGCATGGGATACAGGTTCATGTGCTACCGAAGGATCTTACTAAAAAAGCCGCTCCAAAAGAAATTTTCAGCCACCTAAACAAAGAAAACATTCAAATTGATGTCGTTGTGAATAATGCCGGGTTTGGAAACAAAGGTCACATTGCGGATTTGGACACCGATCTTCAGCTCGATATGATTCAAGTTAACCTTGTAGCTCTAACACATCTCACAAGGCTTTTTTTGCCGGGAATAATCGAACGAGGCCATGGTGGAATACTAAATGTGGGCTCACTTGCCGGATTTCAGCCCGGGCCAAATCTCGCAGTTTACTTTGCCACTAAAGCATTTGTTCTCTCATTTACAGAGGCACTTGCAGAGGAGACTTCTAACCCTGATATAAAAATTTCATGTCTCGCACCGGGGCCAGTGAAAACAGAGTTTGGAGAGAAGTCTGATCTTGAGGATTCTTTACTTTTTAAGGTAAGTCTAATGGATATGGAGCCTGTGGTAAAAGCAGGCTATGATGGATTTAGAAATGGACAAACAATTGTGATTCCTGGCATAAAGCAGCAGATTGTGCCGTTTTTAAACCGTTTTACTCCAAGGCTTATTGTGAGGAAAATTGCTAA